The following proteins are encoded in a genomic region of Lachnospiraceae bacterium KM106-2:
- a CDS encoding protease, putative has protein sequence MKQKVHYVNIFIFILFIFTLPYSYKSTPNTYLPNAFESIHAQADNSYASDYGYQHLNANEKRVYRCFMKTLNKFDHSSTNLKYYDKPANEYLLKTFHIKKYNLSTQSVQKVYSTIRMDNPQFFWIGFTFRYTLFRNKVRTFTINVPTDYAKASKRKASWKKIKKGITECLAKSKQYTTIFDKEKYFHDEIIRRINYTEKNKDIYKVWTHNIDGVFTKKSSVCEGYAKAFQLLLNASGIENIYVTGTSLGQPHAWNMVNLGSKKKKKWYQVDLTWDDLGGTDMTTDYNYSNYITYEYFNCTKGQFLDHKASTPKSKDYLYPLPNCTKDKTYNFYHYMNSFATDKDTANLSSTFAFFTKAIETAINRNSSYVYLAAKNEDAMNYIYDFYQANAKQFITFIPDTYPHKNRIKKIPFCAQPYNIVFCIPLDLK, from the coding sequence ATGAAGCAAAAAGTCCATTATGTCAATATCTTTATATTTATTTTGTTCATTTTCACATTACCTTATTCCTATAAAAGCACACCAAATACCTACCTTCCGAATGCCTTCGAAAGCATACATGCCCAAGCTGATAATTCCTATGCATCCGACTATGGCTATCAGCATCTAAACGCAAACGAAAAAAGAGTCTACCGGTGTTTCATGAAGACCTTAAATAAGTTCGATCATTCCTCTACCAATCTAAAGTACTATGATAAACCTGCTAATGAATATCTTTTAAAGACTTTTCATATAAAAAAGTACAATCTCTCCACTCAATCCGTTCAAAAAGTCTACTCTACCATACGCATGGATAACCCCCAGTTCTTCTGGATTGGTTTTACCTTTCGCTATACCTTATTCCGGAACAAAGTACGGACTTTCACAATCAATGTTCCAACCGATTATGCAAAAGCAAGTAAGAGAAAAGCCTCCTGGAAGAAGATCAAAAAAGGGATCACGGAATGTCTTGCTAAAAGTAAACAATATACTACTATCTTTGATAAAGAAAAATACTTCCATGATGAGATTATTCGAAGAATCAACTACACCGAAAAAAATAAGGATATTTACAAAGTATGGACTCATAATATTGATGGCGTATTTACCAAGAAATCATCCGTTTGTGAAGGTTATGCAAAAGCTTTTCAGCTCTTGCTAAACGCTTCTGGAATTGAGAATATTTACGTGACAGGAACGTCACTTGGCCAGCCTCACGCTTGGAATATGGTGAATCTCGGCTCAAAGAAAAAAAAGAAATGGTATCAAGTTGACCTTACCTGGGATGACCTAGGCGGAACTGATATGACAACCGACTATAATTACTCGAATTACATTACATACGAATACTTCAACTGTACGAAAGGACAGTTTTTAGATCATAAAGCTAGTACTCCAAAGTCAAAGGATTATCTCTACCCTCTTCCTAACTGCACCAAAGACAAAACTTATAATTTTTATCATTACATGAATAGCTTTGCAACCGATAAAGATACCGCTAATCTAAGTTCCACATTTGCTTTTTTTACAAAAGCGATTGAAACTGCCATAAATCGTAACAGTTCCTATGTATATCTTGCAGCCAAAAACGAGGATGCCATGAATTATATCTATGATTTCTACCAAGCTAATGCTAAGCAGTTCATTACATTTATACCAGATACATATCCACACAAAAACAGAATTAAGAAAATTCCTTTTTGCGCGCAGCCATATAACATTGTTTTTTGCATACCATTGGATTTGAAGTAA
- a CDS encoding MreB-like protein produces the protein MIGSDIGIDLGTASVLVYIKGKGVVLKEPSVVAFDRDTNKTKAIGEEARLMLGRTPGNIVAIRPLRQGVISDYTITEKMLKYFIEKAVGKQRLRKPRISVCVPSGATEVEKKAVEDATYQAGAREVAIIEEPIAAAIGAGIDISRPCGNMIVDIGGGTADIAVISLGGTVVSTSIKIAGDDFDEAIVRYMRKKHNLLIGERTAEDIKIKIGSAYKRPEVVSMDVRGRNLVTGLPKTITVTSDETEEALRETTSQIVEAVHSVLERTPPELAADIADRGIVLTGGGCLLYGLEELIENKIGITTMTAEDPMTAVAIGTGKYVEFLAGKRD, from the coding sequence ATGATAGGTAGTGATATCGGAATTGATTTAGGTACAGCTAGTGTACTTGTTTATATAAAAGGTAAAGGTGTTGTTTTAAAAGAACCTTCAGTAGTAGCATTTGATCGTGATACAAATAAGACGAAAGCGATTGGAGAAGAGGCTCGTCTTATGTTAGGTAGAACACCTGGAAATATTGTTGCAATTCGTCCTTTAAGACAAGGTGTTATCTCTGATTATACAATCACAGAAAAGATGTTGAAATACTTTATTGAAAAAGCAGTAGGTAAACAACGTCTTAGAAAACCAAGAATCAGCGTATGTGTACCAAGTGGTGCTACAGAAGTTGAGAAAAAAGCAGTAGAAGATGCAACATATCAAGCAGGTGCAAGAGAAGTTGCTATCATTGAAGAACCAATTGCAGCGGCAATCGGTGCAGGTATCGATATTTCAAGACCATGTGGTAATATGATCGTAGATATCGGTGGCGGTACTGCTGATATCGCAGTAATCTCTTTAGGAGGAACTGTTGTAAGTACATCTATTAAGATTGCTGGTGATGATTTTGATGAAGCAATCGTTCGTTACATGAGAAAGAAACACAACTTATTGATCGGTGAAAGAACAGCAGAAGATATCAAGATTAAGATCGGTTCTGCTTACAAACGTCCTGAAGTAGTATCGATGGATGTTAGAGGACGTAACTTAGTAACTGGTCTTCCAAAGACAATCACAGTTACAAGTGATGAAACAGAAGAAGCTTTAAGAGAAACTACTTCTCAGATCGTAGAAGCTGTACACAGTGTGTTAGAGAGAACTCCTCCAGAATTAGCAGCTGATATCGCAGATCGTGGTATCGTATTAACTGGTGGTGGATGCTTATTATACGGTTTAGAAGAGTTGATTGAAAATAAAATCGGAATTACAACTATGACAGCAGAAGATCCAATGACAGCAGTAGCAATCGGTACTGGTAAATACGTTGAATTCTTAGCTGGAAAAAGAGACTAA
- a CDS encoding flagellar basal-body rod protein FlgF, translating to MVRGLYAAYTGMLNEQKRLDVVSNNIANAATVGFKKDGVTNQSFDDVLAVKIKDGSEAYVDRKIGTMNLGVKLGENYTDYTQSSLRETGNTYDMAIEGNGFFKVAVKNSEGKETTKYTRAGNFTMNKDGYIVDSSGNHLLGENGYVQVPTSAASVSIDSEGNVYADGTLTDKIQLADFEDYDYLKKYGDTMYDTLDGATEKDATGSLRQGYTEQSNVQSVNEMVNMIAITRSYEANQKVIQTVDSMLDKTVNSVAKV from the coding sequence ATGGTAAGGGGCCTTTATGCTGCCTACACAGGTATGCTAAATGAACAAAAACGACTTGATGTCGTATCGAACAATATCGCGAATGCAGCAACAGTCGGATTTAAAAAAGATGGTGTAACGAATCAATCCTTTGATGATGTACTTGCAGTTAAAATAAAGGATGGTTCAGAAGCTTACGTCGACCGTAAAATTGGTACAATGAATCTAGGTGTGAAGTTAGGTGAAAATTATACAGACTATACACAAAGTTCATTACGTGAGACGGGTAATACTTATGACATGGCGATTGAAGGAAATGGTTTCTTCAAGGTAGCTGTAAAGAATTCTGAGGGGAAAGAAACGACTAAGTATACTCGCGCAGGAAACTTTACAATGAATAAAGATGGCTATATCGTGGATTCTTCTGGCAATCATTTGTTGGGAGAAAACGGATATGTACAAGTGCCAACCAGCGCAGCTAGCGTTTCTATTGATTCAGAAGGTAATGTGTATGCGGATGGAACTCTTACAGATAAAATTCAATTAGCCGACTTTGAAGATTACGATTATCTAAAAAAATATGGTGATACCATGTATGACACATTAGATGGTGCAACTGAGAAAGATGCTACAGGTAGTCTTAGACAAGGTTACACAGAACAGTCTAATGTTCAATCAGTAAATGAGATGGTTAATATGATCGCAATTACAAGATCATATGAAGCAAATCAAAAGGTAATTCAGACCGTAGATAGCATGTTAGATAAAACAGTAAACTCAGTAGCTAAAGTATAA
- a CDS encoding flagellar basal-body rod protein FlgG — protein MIRSLWTAASGMISQQTNVDTISNNIANINTTAYKKESAEFKSLLYQTIQKETTKSDGTEKPGSIQVGLGVRNSAINSEFTQGSLQATGNNFDFAIEGNGFFMVQLADGSTAYTRSGSLQCAVGNGGMTIADTDGNPILDSTGKAIVIPGQYKASTITIDDNGNLCVPDASNNPQPIGIKIGLAQFNNPTGLEKIGDSMYKASSASGEAMIEGTGVTTNLSKLKQGYLEASNVSAADEMVDLIVAQRAYEMNSKTIQAADSMLQTANNLRS, from the coding sequence ATGATAAGATCGTTATGGACAGCAGCGTCTGGTATGATATCTCAACAGACGAATGTTGATACTATTTCAAATAATATTGCTAATATTAATACAACTGCATATAAGAAAGAATCAGCTGAATTTAAATCTTTGTTATATCAAACAATTCAAAAAGAGACAACAAAGAGCGACGGTACAGAGAAACCAGGAAGCATCCAAGTTGGTCTTGGTGTTCGTAATTCAGCAATAAACTCAGAGTTTACACAAGGGTCTTTACAGGCAACTGGTAACAACTTTGATTTTGCAATTGAAGGAAATGGTTTCTTCATGGTTCAATTAGCAGATGGTTCTACTGCTTATACAAGAAGCGGAAGTTTACAATGTGCTGTAGGAAATGGCGGGATGACAATCGCAGATACAGATGGTAATCCAATCCTTGATTCTACAGGAAAAGCAATCGTAATTCCAGGACAGTATAAAGCAAGTACGATTACAATTGATGATAATGGTAATTTATGCGTACCTGATGCAAGCAACAATCCTCAGCCAATTGGTATTAAGATTGGACTTGCTCAATTCAATAATCCAACTGGATTAGAGAAAATCGGTGATAGTATGTATAAAGCATCTAGTGCTTCCGGTGAAGCTATGATCGAGGGAACAGGAGTAACAACTAATCTTAGTAAGTTAAAACAAGGTTACTTAGAAGCTTCTAATGTTTCCGCAGCAGATGAAATGGTAGATTTAATTGTTGCTCAGAGAGCTTACGAAATGAATTCTAAGACAATTCAAGCAGCAGATTCTATGCTTCAGACAGCAAACAACTTAAGATCATAA
- a CDS encoding flagellar protein FlgJ yields MSDFSISSLLNSTTSISNTSAQKLQDSLNNSESDTTDEKLLEVCKSFESYFVEQVIKEARKTVSSEDDEGEYMQYFGDILNQQYASAITDQSDLGLAQQLYESMKRQ; encoded by the coding sequence ATGAGCGATTTCTCAATTAGCAGTTTATTAAATAGTACCACATCCATTTCCAATACAAGTGCTCAAAAGTTGCAGGACAGCTTAAACAATAGTGAAAGCGACACTACAGACGAAAAGTTATTGGAAGTTTGTAAGAGCTTTGAATCTTACTTTGTAGAGCAAGTTATTAAAGAGGCGAGAAAGACGGTTTCATCTGAAGACGATGAAGGAGAATACATGCAGTATTTTGGTGATATCTTAAATCAACAATATGCTTCCGCAATTACGGATCAGTCAGATTTAGGACTAGCACAACAACTTTATGAGTCAATGAAACGTCAATAA
- a CDS encoding RecD-like DNA helicase YrrC yields MERVVEGFVERIVFRNGENGYSVISLANDDDDDITVVGTFTFIAEGEYIEVTGEEKEHPIYGTQIQVKSYEIKEPEDLFSMEMYLGSGAIKGVGKALAKRIVKKFKKDTFNVIENEPERLVEVKGVSERIAQEITAQFEEKKEMRNAMIFLQKFGISTTYAVKIYQEYGPTVYTVLKENPYRLADDIAGIGFKLADEIAKNIGISVDSAYRIKAGIMYSLVQASGSGHIFLPEDDLIRRCVEILGHQEEPLDKYLMDLMIEKKIVIKEIEGKRYIYNAHLYYMELNSARMLLDLNIQYDITPEEIDKRIANLERTAKISLDNMQRKAIFEAARSGVLIVTGGPGTGKTTTINQIIRFFEMEGLDILLAAPTGRAAKRMSETTKREAQTIHRLLELNGGPEGEDVKLHFERNEENPLEADVVIIDEMSMVDINLMQSLLKAVAVGTRLVLVGDVNQLPSVGPGNVLKDIIESDRFNVVRLVKIFRQAAESNIILNAHKINAGENIILDNKNRDFFMLERDEVMMIIRVILSLVMDKMPRYVNATMYDIQVLTPMRKGELGVERLNQVLQKYLNPESPSKREREVHNVIFREGDKVMQIKNNYQLEWEIKSGVGTIVDKGTGVFNGDCGVIREINTFAELVTVEFEEGKKVEYPFNSLDELEHAYAITIHKSQGSEYPAVVIPLLSGPQMLFNRNLLYTAVTRAKKCVTIVGKGDMVQRMIHNAMIQKRYSSLDTRIRELS; encoded by the coding sequence TTGGAAAGAGTAGTAGAAGGCTTTGTAGAACGGATCGTATTTCGAAATGGCGAGAACGGATATTCTGTTATTAGTCTCGCAAATGATGATGACGATGATATTACAGTTGTTGGTACATTCACATTTATAGCAGAGGGCGAATATATTGAAGTTACTGGCGAAGAGAAGGAACATCCTATTTATGGTACACAGATTCAAGTGAAATCTTATGAGATTAAAGAACCAGAGGATCTATTCTCTATGGAGATGTATTTAGGATCGGGTGCCATTAAAGGGGTTGGAAAAGCCTTAGCCAAGCGTATTGTAAAGAAGTTCAAGAAAGATACGTTCAATGTGATTGAGAATGAACCGGAACGTCTAGTAGAAGTAAAAGGTGTTAGTGAACGAATTGCGCAAGAGATTACAGCACAATTTGAAGAAAAGAAGGAAATGCGAAATGCAATGATCTTTCTACAGAAGTTTGGAATTTCAACGACTTATGCAGTTAAGATCTATCAAGAATATGGTCCTACTGTTTATACGGTACTAAAAGAAAATCCATATCGTCTTGCGGATGATATTGCCGGAATCGGATTTAAATTGGCAGATGAGATTGCGAAGAATATTGGTATCAGTGTTGATTCTGCATATCGAATCAAAGCCGGAATTATGTATAGTCTTGTGCAGGCAAGCGGATCTGGGCATATCTTTCTCCCTGAGGATGATCTGATCAGAAGATGTGTTGAGATATTAGGTCATCAAGAAGAACCGCTAGACAAATATCTTATGGATCTTATGATCGAGAAAAAGATTGTAATTAAGGAGATAGAGGGAAAGCGATATATCTATAATGCCCACCTTTATTATATGGAGCTAAATTCCGCAAGAATGCTTTTAGATCTTAATATTCAATATGATATCACACCGGAAGAGATTGATAAGAGAATCGCCAACTTGGAGAGAACAGCTAAGATCAGCTTAGATAATATGCAGAGAAAAGCCATCTTTGAGGCTGCCAGAAGCGGTGTGCTCATCGTTACCGGTGGACCAGGTACTGGTAAGACAACTACGATCAATCAGATTATTCGTTTCTTTGAGATGGAGGGATTAGATATTCTTCTTGCAGCGCCAACCGGAAGAGCGGCAAAGCGTATGTCTGAGACAACCAAGAGAGAAGCACAGACGATTCACCGTCTGCTTGAATTGAATGGCGGGCCAGAAGGAGAAGATGTAAAACTTCATTTTGAACGAAATGAGGAAAATCCTCTAGAGGCAGATGTTGTTATTATTGATGAGATGTCAATGGTTGATATTAATTTAATGCAATCATTATTAAAGGCAGTTGCAGTAGGAACAAGATTAGTGCTTGTAGGTGATGTCAATCAGCTCCCAAGTGTTGGACCTGGAAATGTATTAAAGGATATTATTGAGAGTGACCGTTTTAATGTAGTAAGACTTGTTAAGATCTTCAGACAGGCGGCTGAGAGTAATATCATATTAAATGCCCATAAGATCAATGCGGGTGAAAATATTATTTTAGATAATAAGAATCGAGATTTCTTCATGCTGGAAAGAGATGAAGTTATGATGATCATTCGTGTTATCTTATCTCTTGTAATGGATAAGATGCCGCGTTATGTAAATGCAACGATGTATGATATTCAAGTGCTCACACCGATGCGAAAAGGAGAACTTGGAGTGGAACGACTCAATCAGGTACTTCAAAAATACTTGAATCCTGAGTCGCCATCAAAACGAGAAAGAGAAGTTCACAATGTAATTTTCCGTGAAGGTGATAAAGTAATGCAGATTAAGAATAATTATCAGTTGGAATGGGAGATTAAGAGCGGCGTAGGAACGATCGTAGATAAAGGAACGGGAGTATTCAATGGTGATTGTGGTGTGATCCGTGAAATTAATACCTTTGCAGAACTTGTGACAGTTGAGTTTGAAGAAGGTAAGAAAGTAGAATATCCATTTAATTCCTTGGATGAGTTAGAGCATGCATATGCGATTACGATCCATAAATCACAAGGTAGTGAATATCCTGCCGTAGTCATTCCATTATTATCAGGTCCGCAGATGTTATTTAACAGGAATTTATTATATACAGCAGTTACGAGAGCAAAGAAATGTGTAACGATCGTAGGCAAGGGTGATATGGTTCAAAGAATGATCCATAATGCAATGATTCAGAAACGCTATTCTAGTCTGGATACGCGTATTCGTGAACTATCATAA
- a CDS encoding glutamate synthase [NADPH] large chain: MSKCSLVIMAAGLGSRYGGIKQLEAVGANGEIIMDYSIYAAKKAGFDKVVFIIRRDIEKDFKEVIGNRISKQIQVEYVYQDMNQLPDGYQVPEGRVKPWGTGHAVLCCKEVVREPFLVINADDYYGVEGFQKVYDYLTQPEKDNEKYHFCMVGFQLGNTLSENGSVSRGVCKVDEEEQLVDILETTGIMKQDGRLVSDLDNPLTMETPVSMNMWGFSPVMLEELEKSFPEFLDSIEEGNLKKEYFLPSVVNQLIKDGKADVKVLTSKDKWFGVTYKEDKEFVVDSIKQLIKNGVYPEKLF, from the coding sequence ATGAGTAAGTGTTCATTGGTTATCATGGCAGCAGGATTAGGTAGTCGCTATGGTGGAATTAAACAGTTAGAAGCTGTTGGAGCTAATGGCGAGATTATAATGGATTATTCCATTTATGCAGCTAAGAAGGCTGGCTTTGATAAAGTTGTATTTATTATCCGAAGAGATATTGAAAAAGATTTTAAAGAAGTCATTGGAAACCGCATTTCAAAACAAATTCAAGTTGAATATGTTTATCAAGATATGAATCAACTTCCAGATGGTTATCAAGTGCCAGAAGGAAGAGTAAAACCATGGGGAACTGGTCATGCTGTTCTTTGCTGTAAAGAAGTAGTAAGAGAACCATTCTTAGTTATTAATGCAGATGACTACTATGGTGTAGAAGGATTTCAGAAGGTATATGATTATCTAACACAACCAGAGAAAGATAATGAGAAATATCATTTCTGTATGGTTGGATTCCAACTAGGAAATACACTTAGTGAAAATGGATCTGTTTCTAGAGGGGTCTGCAAGGTAGATGAAGAAGAACAACTTGTTGATATTCTTGAGACAACAGGAATTATGAAGCAAGATGGAAGATTAGTTTCTGATCTAGATAATCCATTAACAATGGAAACACCAGTTTCCATGAATATGTGGGGCTTCTCACCAGTTATGTTAGAAGAACTTGAGAAGAGCTTTCCAGAGTTTCTTGATTCTATCGAAGAAGGAAACCTTAAGAAGGAATATTTCCTTCCATCTGTAGTAAATCAGCTTATTAAAGATGGGAAAGCAGATGTTAAGGTCTTAACTTCAAAAGACAAATGGTTTGGAGTTACTTATAAAGAAGATAAAGAATTCGTAGTGGATTCAATTAAGCAGTTAATTAAAAATGGGGTATACCCAGAAAAGTTATTTTAG
- a CDS encoding competence protein F homolog, phosphoribosyltransferase domain, translated as MLKKMVEDFLGLLYPKRCPICEKIVIPKDKRICEECYENLKLIHEPRCKKCSKPISNAETEYCYDCQKREFHYEKGYALWVYDSAMRKSIAAFKYKNRVENGAFYVEELLKYYYDKIIKLNVDGIIPIPIHKSKRRQRGYNQASIIAQGIADAIHIPLYDDVLLRVVNTLPQKELNNRQRFYNLKHAFAAAHIAEYHLEGKSILLVDDIYTTGSTIEACSIILKQAGVKNVYFISLCIGKGY; from the coding sequence TTGCTTAAGAAAATGGTAGAGGACTTTCTTGGATTGTTATATCCAAAGAGATGCCCAATCTGTGAGAAGATTGTCATACCAAAAGATAAGCGGATCTGTGAAGAGTGTTACGAAAACTTGAAACTCATCCATGAACCACGATGTAAGAAATGCAGCAAGCCTATTAGTAATGCTGAGACCGAGTATTGTTATGATTGTCAGAAGAGAGAATTTCATTATGAGAAAGGTTATGCGCTATGGGTTTATGATTCGGCTATGCGGAAATCAATTGCAGCGTTTAAATATAAGAACCGAGTGGAGAATGGAGCGTTTTATGTTGAGGAGCTTCTAAAATACTATTACGATAAAATCATCAAACTTAATGTGGATGGGATCATACCGATTCCAATCCATAAAAGCAAACGAAGACAAAGGGGTTACAATCAGGCTTCCATCATTGCACAAGGGATTGCAGATGCAATACATATACCTTTGTATGACGATGTGTTACTCCGGGTGGTCAATACATTGCCACAGAAAGAATTGAACAATAGGCAGCGTTTTTATAATTTAAAGCATGCATTTGCAGCAGCGCATATTGCCGAATATCATCTTGAGGGAAAATCAATATTATTGGTTGATGATATTTATACAACAGGAAGCACGATTGAAGCTTGTTCTATTATCTTAAAACAAGCTGGTGTTAAGAATGTTTACTTTATAAGTTTATGCATAGGAAAGGGGTATTAA
- a CDS encoding flagellar protein: protein MDVRNCRNCGKLFNYLTGVPICPACQRQLEDKFAEVKQYIYDNPGASVNQVSDEMEVTVQQIRRWIREERLTFSEDSSVGIECENCGKLIKTGRFCKECKDKLANNLNHAYQPEPVKQPKKELHESARMRFLQ, encoded by the coding sequence ATGGACGTAAGAAATTGTAGAAATTGTGGAAAATTATTTAACTATTTAACAGGAGTACCAATTTGTCCTGCATGTCAGAGACAATTAGAAGATAAATTCGCTGAGGTGAAACAGTATATCTATGATAATCCGGGCGCAAGTGTAAATCAGGTTTCCGATGAAATGGAAGTGACTGTACAGCAGATCCGTCGTTGGATCCGTGAAGAAAGATTGACATTTAGCGAGGATTCATCCGTTGGTATTGAGTGTGAAAATTGTGGAAAGTTAATTAAGACAGGTCGATTCTGTAAAGAATGTAAAGACAAGTTAGCAAATAATTTAAATCATGCTTATCAACCAGAACCAGTAAAGCAGCCAAAGAAAGAATTACACGAAAGTGCAAGAATGAGATTCCTTCAGTGA
- a CDS encoding beta-glucoside bgl operon antiterminator, BglG family, which produces MVIKRILTNNAVIIEEENKEKIVCGKGIAYKKKIGSVIDDSLINKSFILENNDAMGKYEQLLKDVPIEYIQLSYDIVEMAKVEFEKSFSDTMVVTLSEHLYAAIQRCKEGQIIRNALLWDIQQYYELEYKIGIRAIQMIKEKKKVELPEDEAGFIALHIVNAQIDSANIEKIYKVTEVIKEITTIVKYHFATEVVSNSVYYYRFITHLKFFALRLFNDQQYSENDEEDLLSIIKEKYNRSYDCVIKIRDFISKKYGYQLQGDEMSYLTIHIQRILNKTSKGEE; this is translated from the coding sequence ATGGTAATCAAAAGAATATTAACAAACAATGCAGTTATTATTGAAGAAGAAAACAAGGAAAAAATAGTCTGCGGAAAAGGGATTGCTTATAAAAAGAAAATAGGTAGTGTCATAGATGATTCTTTGATCAATAAGAGTTTTATATTAGAAAATAATGATGCTATGGGAAAATATGAGCAGTTATTAAAAGATGTGCCGATAGAATATATTCAGCTTTCTTATGATATCGTCGAGATGGCAAAAGTAGAGTTCGAAAAAAGTTTTAGTGATACGATGGTTGTAACACTGAGTGAACACTTATATGCGGCGATTCAGCGATGTAAAGAGGGGCAGATCATTCGGAATGCTCTACTATGGGATATTCAGCAATACTATGAGCTGGAATATAAGATTGGGATAAGAGCTATTCAAATGATTAAAGAGAAAAAGAAGGTAGAATTACCGGAAGATGAAGCAGGGTTTATTGCACTTCACATTGTTAATGCTCAGATTGATAGTGCAAATATTGAAAAAATATATAAAGTAACAGAAGTGATTAAGGAGATAACGACAATCGTAAAATATCATTTTGCGACAGAAGTTGTAAGTAATTCGGTTTATTATTATCGATTTATCACGCATTTGAAGTTCTTTGCGTTGAGACTTTTCAATGATCAGCAATATAGCGAGAACGATGAAGAGGATTTATTATCTATTATAAAAGAAAAATATAATCGTTCTTATGATTGTGTGATCAAAATTAGAGATTTTATTTCGAAAAAATATGGGTATCAATTACAAGGAGATGAAATGTCATATTTGACAATTCACATACAAAGAATACTCAATAAGACGAGTAAAGGGGAGGAGTAG